One genomic window of Dehalococcoidia bacterium includes the following:
- a CDS encoding pirin family protein, with protein MTTNTQAPLTVRRDKEIFETDGGWFHARWHFSFDYYIDPKNTSIGWLRVFNHDTLRPGAVWPMHPHRDVEGITYVVAGEFEHADTGGGEGVLNPGAVQRLTLGSGLMHSEMNHSQTEDMQFIQMWILPSERNLEPSLEQKQYGEADRHNRLLQILRPIGTDGEGVTVHQDVRMFVSKLDPDAGVSHQFDEGRGGYFYLIDGEADVNGERLSTGDAAKITGGGALDVKAAATSELLIVDTPL; from the coding sequence ATGACCACCAACACGCAGGCGCCCCTCACCGTCCGCCGCGACAAGGAGATCTTCGAGACCGATGGCGGCTGGTTCCACGCCCGCTGGCACTTTAGCTTCGACTACTACATCGACCCGAAGAACACGAGCATCGGCTGGTTGCGCGTCTTCAATCACGACACGTTGCGACCGGGCGCCGTCTGGCCCATGCATCCGCACCGCGATGTCGAAGGCATTACGTACGTCGTCGCGGGCGAGTTCGAGCACGCCGACACCGGCGGCGGCGAGGGCGTGCTCAATCCCGGCGCGGTCCAGCGACTGACGCTCGGCTCCGGTCTCATGCACTCGGAGATGAATCACTCGCAGACGGAGGACATGCAGTTCATCCAGATGTGGATCTTGCCCAGCGAGCGCAACTTAGAACCATCGCTGGAGCAGAAACAATACGGTGAGGCCGATCGCCACAACCGGCTGCTGCAAATCCTGCGGCCCATCGGCACCGACGGCGAAGGCGTGACGGTGCACCAGGACGTCCGCATGTTCGTGTCGAAGCTCGACCCGGACGCGGGCGTCAGCCACCAGTTCGATGAGGGCCGCGGCGGCTACTTCTACCTGATCGACGGCGAGGCGGACGTCAACGGCGAGCGCCTTTCGACGGGCGATGCCGCGAAGATCACCGGCGGTGGCGCGTTAGATGTAAAGGCGGCCGCGACGAGCGAACTGCTGATCGTCGACACGCCGCTATAG
- a CDS encoding DUF2277 domain-containing protein — protein MCRSIKTLRRKDEPATDDEIVAAALQFVRKVSGYRQPSKTNADAFDAAVDEIARSSRRLLENLNPR, from the coding sequence ATGTGCCGGAGCATCAAGACGCTGCGTCGCAAGGACGAACCTGCCACCGACGACGAGATCGTCGCGGCGGCGCTGCAGTTCGTGCGCAAGGTCAGCGGCTATCGCCAACCCTCGAAGACGAACGCCGACGCCTTCGACGCGGCCGTCGATGAGATCGCGCGGTCATCGCGGCGCTTGCTCGAAAATTTGAACCCGCGCTGA
- a CDS encoding glucose 1-dehydrogenase, whose translation MSKLDGKVAVITGGASGMGEATVRRFVDEGARVVIADIQDAKGETIADTLAGAAVYQRTDVASEEDVRTSIERALAEYGRLDCIFNNAGFGGVSGQIEEIPVEEYDFTMNVLLRGVFLGMKHAAPVMKRQGGGSIISTASVAGMSGGRGPHIYSAAKAAIINLTKSVAVELGESNIRVNCICPGAIATPLLARAIGDDDDAIDQLKIRLAGIQPIPRSGAGDDIASAALWLASDDSTFVTGHALVVDGGLTAGPGWQGRTQAFREYRPARRVE comes from the coding sequence ATGTCGAAGCTCGATGGCAAGGTCGCGGTGATCACCGGCGGCGCAAGCGGCATGGGCGAGGCCACCGTCCGGCGCTTCGTCGACGAGGGGGCGCGCGTGGTCATCGCCGACATCCAGGACGCGAAGGGCGAGACGATTGCCGACACGCTCGCGGGCGCGGCCGTGTATCAGCGCACCGACGTCGCATCCGAGGAGGATGTGAGGACGTCGATCGAGCGCGCGCTCGCCGAGTATGGACGGCTCGACTGCATCTTTAATAACGCCGGCTTCGGGGGCGTATCGGGCCAGATCGAAGAGATCCCCGTCGAGGAATACGACTTCACGATGAACGTGCTGCTGCGCGGCGTGTTCCTGGGCATGAAGCACGCCGCCCCCGTCATGAAGCGGCAGGGAGGCGGCAGCATTATCAGCACGGCGAGCGTGGCCGGCATGTCCGGCGGCCGCGGACCGCACATCTACAGCGCCGCGAAGGCGGCGATCATCAACCTGACGAAGTCCGTCGCGGTGGAACTCGGCGAGTCGAATATTCGCGTGAATTGTATCTGCCCCGGCGCGATCGCCACGCCGTTGCTCGCCCGCGCCATCGGCGACGATGATGACGCGATCGATCAGCTCAAGATCAGGCTGGCCGGCATCCAGCCCATACCACGAAGCGGCGCCGGCGACGACATTGCGTCGGCGGCGCTGTGGCTGGCGAGCGACGACTCGACGTTCGTCACCGGCCATGCGCTCGTCGTCGATGGCGGGCTGACCGCCGGTCCGGGGTGGCAGGGGCGCACGCAGGCGTTCCGGGAGTACCGGCCGGCACGGCGTGTCGAGTGA